In Variovorax paradoxus, a single genomic region encodes these proteins:
- a CDS encoding Hsp20/alpha crystallin family protein, whose amino-acid sequence MNTALSRLDRIENLFPDMLRRWARPLQLIDEAELPADIRLDINENDKEYLVTAEIPGARKEDVRVSIDGSYVSISAEIRKDEEKKQGRSIVRETYRGNMSRGFSLASEVDDKTAVAKLEDGVLHLTLPKREGSARTTLKIQ is encoded by the coding sequence ATGAACACCGCACTGTCCCGCCTGGACCGCATCGAAAACCTCTTTCCCGACATGCTGCGCCGCTGGGCGCGGCCCCTGCAGCTGATCGACGAGGCCGAGCTGCCGGCCGACATCCGGCTCGACATCAACGAGAACGACAAGGAATACCTCGTCACCGCCGAGATCCCCGGCGCGAGGAAGGAGGACGTGCGCGTCTCCATCGACGGCAGCTACGTCTCCATCTCGGCCGAGATCAGGAAGGACGAGGAGAAGAAGCAGGGCCGCTCCATCGTCCGCGAGACCTATCGCGGCAACATGTCGCGCGGCTTCTCGCTGGCCAGCGAAGTCGACGACAAGACCGCCGTGGCGAAGCTCGAGGACGGCGTGCTGCACCTGACGCTGCCCAAGCGCGAAGGCTCGGCCCGTACCACGCTGAAGATCCAGTAG
- a CDS encoding acetate--CoA ligase family protein, giving the protein MSIRHLDRLLSPASVAVFGASNRPASVGATVWRNLRAGGFKGAVHGVNPKHGSLDGVPVFPDAAHLPAAPDLGLVCTPPATVAPLVAELGALGTRAVVIITAGLDPRQKQAALDAARSFTLRLLGPNCLGLLSPHIGLNASFAHTDALAGDVAFVSQSGALVTAVLDWTRSRGVGLSHLVSLGEHCDVDFGDLLDHLASDARTRSILLYVESIESPRKFMSAARAAARNKPVIVLKAGRAGHGIAAAASHTGALAGSDAVYDAALRRAGMLRVDTLQELFVAAETLSRFRGNGHGRLTVMTNGGGAGVMAADAAAREGVMLADPGSALLARLDAVLPANWSRANPIDIVGDAPAGRYAETLGALLADASAGAVLFVHAPTAIVRSEDIARACLPLVRGRASRVMSAWLGDDAVAQARRLFEDAGVADYATPEEAVHAFAMLQTYRRNQEILMETPGAGHGVVPDSAAVSATLGTALAGQREWLGEQEAKSLLRAYGIETVPTVAVAPTPEAAVEAAKGLGYPVALKILSRDITHKSDVGGVRLGLRDEAALRRAAAGMLDAVRNARPLARIDGFTVQHSVHRPHAREIIVGASVDPVFGPVILFGQGGTAVEVAADTAIALPPLNRALAAELVSRTRVARLLAGYRDYPPACLDALHDVLVAVSRMLADLPQLAELDINPLWVDENGALALDARMRVSCMPAHGTGRFAILPYPDQWVRTQTWNGREIVVRPIRPEDEPQHRRFLESLDPEDMRMRFFSVRKELARSELARLTQIDYDREMAFIAEDVDANGNARTLGVARTVSDPDNVEAEFAIVVRSELKGQGLGCVLFERLIEHARSRGTGMLAGWVLRENTRMLKHAEARGRDGLQGRSGGAAFVGPAPDGAVTEGVSRLVALGGVKP; this is encoded by the coding sequence ATGAGCATCCGCCATCTGGACCGCCTGCTGTCGCCGGCCTCCGTCGCCGTGTTCGGCGCTTCCAACCGGCCCGCCAGCGTTGGCGCCACGGTGTGGCGCAACCTGCGCGCCGGCGGCTTCAAGGGCGCGGTGCACGGGGTGAACCCGAAACACGGCTCGCTCGACGGCGTGCCCGTCTTCCCCGACGCGGCGCACCTGCCCGCCGCGCCGGACCTGGGGCTGGTCTGCACGCCCCCGGCCACGGTGGCGCCGCTGGTCGCCGAACTGGGGGCGCTGGGCACCCGCGCGGTGGTGATCATCACGGCCGGCCTGGACCCGCGGCAGAAACAGGCCGCGCTGGATGCGGCCCGCTCCTTCACCCTGCGGCTGCTGGGCCCCAACTGCCTCGGCCTGCTCAGCCCGCACATCGGCCTGAACGCCAGCTTCGCGCACACCGACGCGCTGGCGGGCGACGTGGCCTTCGTCTCGCAGTCGGGCGCGCTGGTGACGGCGGTACTCGACTGGACGCGCAGCCGCGGCGTGGGCCTGTCGCACCTGGTCTCGCTGGGCGAGCACTGCGACGTCGACTTCGGCGACCTGCTCGACCACCTGGCCAGCGATGCGCGCACGCGATCGATCCTGCTGTACGTGGAATCCATCGAATCGCCGCGCAAGTTCATGTCGGCCGCGCGCGCGGCGGCCCGCAACAAGCCGGTGATCGTGCTGAAGGCCGGGCGTGCCGGCCACGGAATTGCTGCCGCAGCCTCGCACACAGGCGCGCTGGCAGGCTCCGATGCGGTCTACGACGCCGCGCTGCGGCGCGCCGGAATGCTTCGCGTCGACACGCTGCAGGAACTCTTCGTCGCCGCGGAAACCCTGTCGCGCTTCCGGGGCAACGGCCACGGCAGGCTCACGGTCATGACGAATGGCGGAGGCGCCGGCGTGATGGCGGCCGACGCGGCGGCGCGCGAAGGCGTGATGCTTGCCGACCCCGGCTCCGCGCTGCTCGCCCGCCTCGACGCGGTGCTGCCGGCGAACTGGTCGCGCGCCAACCCCATCGACATCGTCGGCGACGCGCCGGCCGGGCGCTATGCCGAGACGCTTGGCGCGCTGCTGGCCGACGCGTCGGCCGGCGCGGTGCTCTTCGTGCATGCGCCCACGGCCATCGTGCGCAGCGAGGACATTGCGCGCGCCTGCCTGCCGCTGGTGCGCGGCCGCGCCTCGCGCGTGATGAGCGCCTGGCTCGGCGACGACGCGGTGGCCCAGGCACGCAGGCTCTTCGAGGATGCCGGCGTGGCCGACTACGCCACGCCCGAGGAGGCGGTGCACGCCTTCGCGATGTTGCAGACCTACAGGCGCAACCAGGAGATCCTGATGGAGACGCCTGGCGCAGGCCATGGCGTCGTGCCGGACAGCGCCGCGGTGAGCGCCACGCTTGGCACGGCGCTGGCCGGGCAGCGCGAATGGCTCGGCGAACAGGAGGCCAAGTCGCTGCTGCGGGCCTACGGCATCGAGACGGTGCCCACCGTCGCCGTCGCGCCGACGCCCGAGGCGGCCGTCGAGGCGGCCAAGGGGCTCGGGTACCCGGTGGCGCTGAAGATCCTCTCGCGCGACATCACGCACAAGTCGGACGTCGGCGGCGTGCGGCTGGGCCTGCGCGACGAAGCCGCACTGCGGCGCGCGGCCGCCGGGATGCTCGACGCGGTGAGGAACGCCAGGCCGCTGGCGCGGATCGACGGCTTCACCGTGCAGCACTCGGTGCACCGCCCGCATGCGCGGGAAATCATCGTCGGCGCCAGCGTCGACCCGGTCTTCGGCCCCGTGATCCTCTTCGGCCAGGGCGGCACCGCCGTCGAAGTCGCCGCCGACACGGCCATCGCGCTGCCGCCGCTGAACCGCGCGCTCGCCGCGGAGCTGGTGTCGCGCACGCGCGTGGCACGCCTGCTGGCGGGCTATCGCGACTATCCGCCGGCCTGCCTCGATGCGCTCCACGACGTGCTCGTCGCCGTCTCGCGGATGCTCGCCGACCTGCCGCAACTGGCGGAGTTGGACATCAACCCGCTGTGGGTCGACGAGAACGGGGCACTGGCGCTCGATGCACGCATGCGGGTGTCGTGCATGCCGGCGCACGGCACCGGGCGCTTCGCGATACTGCCCTACCCCGACCAGTGGGTGCGCACGCAGACCTGGAACGGGCGCGAGATCGTGGTGAGGCCGATCAGGCCCGAGGACGAGCCGCAGCACCGGCGCTTCCTGGAGTCGCTGGACCCGGAAGACATGCGCATGCGGTTCTTCTCGGTGCGCAAGGAGCTGGCGCGCAGCGAACTCGCGCGGCTGACCCAGATCGACTACGACCGGGAGATGGCCTTCATCGCCGAGGACGTCGATGCGAACGGCAACGCCCGGACGCTGGGCGTTGCCCGCACCGTGAGCGACCCCGACAACGTCGAAGCCGAATTCGCCATCGTCGTGCGCTCCGAGCTCAAGGGCCAGGGACTGGGCTGCGTGCTGTTCGAACGGCTGATCGAGCATGCGCGCAGCCGCGGCACCGGGATGCTGGCCGGATGGGTGCTGCGCGAGAACACCCGCATGCTGAAGCATGCTGAAGCTCGCGGCCGCGATGGGCTTCAGGGCCGATCCGGCGGAGCCGCCTTCGTCGGGCCTGCGCCGGATGGTGCTGTCACTGAGGGCGTGAGCAGGCTGGTCGCGCTCGGCGGCGTGAAGCCGTAG
- a CDS encoding MBL fold metallo-hydrolase: MTARTTIQGFFDSVTGTVSYVVWEHAGRHAAVIDPVLDYDFKSGHTGTVSADRLLDYLREHELRLDWILETHAHADHLSGARHVQQQAGGKIAIGENIRVVQSTFCKLFNFERAFLPDGSQFDHLFRDGEVFGIGEVEATALLVPGHTPADMAYLIDGAVFVGDTLFMPDLGSARADFPGGDARQLYGSMRRLLELPPDTAMYVCHDYPPPSRQASWQTTVAQQRAHNIHVRDGIGADEFVAMRTARDATLDVPTLILPSIQVNVRGGRLPPADDNGVAYLRIPVDALPVHRRPAGG, from the coding sequence ATGACCGCACGCACGACGATCCAGGGCTTTTTCGATTCCGTCACGGGCACGGTGTCCTATGTCGTCTGGGAACACGCGGGCAGGCATGCCGCGGTCATCGACCCGGTGCTGGACTACGACTTCAAGTCGGGCCACACCGGCACCGTGTCGGCCGACAGGCTGCTGGACTATCTGCGCGAACATGAACTGCGGCTCGACTGGATCCTGGAGACCCATGCGCACGCGGACCACCTGTCCGGCGCGCGCCACGTCCAGCAGCAGGCGGGCGGAAAGATCGCCATCGGCGAGAACATCCGCGTCGTCCAGTCGACCTTCTGCAAGCTCTTCAACTTCGAGCGCGCCTTCCTGCCCGACGGAAGCCAGTTCGACCATCTGTTCAGGGACGGCGAAGTCTTCGGCATTGGTGAAGTCGAAGCCACCGCCTTGCTGGTGCCGGGCCACACGCCCGCGGACATGGCCTACCTGATCGACGGCGCGGTCTTCGTCGGCGACACGCTCTTCATGCCCGACCTCGGCAGCGCACGCGCCGACTTCCCCGGCGGCGACGCGCGCCAGCTCTACGGTTCGATGCGCAGGCTGCTCGAACTGCCGCCCGACACGGCCATGTACGTCTGCCACGACTATCCGCCGCCGTCGAGGCAGGCCAGTTGGCAGACCACCGTGGCGCAACAGCGCGCCCACAACATCCATGTGCGCGACGGCATCGGCGCGGACGAATTCGTGGCGATGCGCACGGCGCGCGACGCGACGCTGGACGTGCCCACGCTCATCCTTCCGTCGATCCAGGTGAACGTGCGCGGCGGCCGGCTTCCGCCTGCCGACGACAACGGCGTCGCGTACCTGCGCATCCCTGTGGATGCGCTTCCCGTTCACCGGCGCCCGGCGGGCGGTTAG
- a CDS encoding histone deacetylase family protein translates to MLSAYITHADCARHDMGAGHPESPERLSAIHDRLLIAGLLDYMAPYDAPLATQAQLARAHTMSHVRELIAMAPAEGLRFVDPDTRMNPHTLQAALRAAGAAVLATDLVLAGEAPTAFCNVRPPGHHATRDAAMGFCFFNNVAVGIRHALDVHGLKRVARIDFDVHHGNGSADIFRDDGRVLMCSIFEKGLYPFAGEDDDGPRMVNIGLPSRSGGDAFRAAVTHHWLPALEAFAPQLVYVSAGFDGHREDDMGNLGLVENDYAWVTRKLMDVALRHCGGRVISSLEGGYALSALARSAAAHVKVLIGAD, encoded by the coding sequence ATGCTGAGCGCCTACATCACCCACGCAGACTGCGCGCGCCACGACATGGGCGCGGGCCATCCGGAAAGCCCCGAGCGGCTGTCCGCCATCCACGACCGTCTGCTGATCGCGGGCCTGCTCGACTACATGGCCCCGTACGACGCCCCGCTTGCCACGCAGGCCCAGCTGGCACGCGCGCACACGATGTCGCACGTGCGCGAGCTCATTGCGATGGCGCCTGCCGAGGGGCTCCGCTTCGTCGACCCAGACACCCGGATGAACCCGCACACCCTGCAGGCCGCGCTGCGCGCCGCCGGAGCCGCGGTGCTGGCCACCGACCTGGTGCTGGCCGGCGAGGCGCCCACCGCCTTCTGCAACGTGCGCCCGCCGGGCCATCACGCCACGCGCGATGCGGCCATGGGCTTCTGCTTCTTCAACAACGTGGCGGTGGGCATCCGCCACGCGCTGGACGTTCATGGTCTGAAGCGCGTGGCCCGGATCGACTTCGACGTGCACCACGGCAACGGCAGTGCGGACATCTTCCGCGACGACGGGCGCGTGCTCATGTGCTCCATCTTCGAGAAGGGCCTCTACCCCTTCGCGGGCGAGGACGACGACGGCCCGCGGATGGTGAACATCGGGCTGCCCTCGCGCTCGGGCGGCGATGCGTTCAGGGCGGCCGTCACGCACCACTGGCTGCCGGCGCTCGAAGCCTTCGCGCCGCAGCTCGTGTATGTCTCGGCCGGCTTCGACGGACACCGGGAGGACGACATGGGCAACCTCGGCCTGGTGGAGAACGACTACGCCTGGGTCACCCGGAAGCTCATGGACGTGGCGCTGCGCCATTGCGGCGGGCGCGTGATCTCGAGCCTCGAGGGCGGCTATGCGCTGAGCGCCCTCGCCCGCAGCGCCGCGGCGCATGTCAAGGTGCTGATCGGGGCCGACTGA
- a CDS encoding DUF6691 family protein, which produces MIALASLLAGLVFGLGLIVSGMANPAKVLGFLDLAGHWDPSLAFVMAGAIAVGSVAFLAARRRSKSLLGAAMRLPSARGIDRRLVVGSVVFGVGWGIAGFCPGPGLVALGMGEAKALVFVLAMLAGMGIFELIEHRGRQP; this is translated from the coding sequence ATGATCGCCCTCGCCTCGCTGCTCGCCGGCCTCGTCTTCGGACTCGGCCTCATCGTCTCGGGCATGGCCAACCCGGCCAAGGTGCTCGGCTTCCTGGACCTCGCCGGCCACTGGGACCCATCCCTGGCTTTCGTCATGGCGGGCGCCATCGCCGTCGGATCGGTCGCGTTCCTGGCCGCAAGGCGGCGCAGCAAGTCCCTGCTGGGCGCGGCGATGCGCCTGCCATCGGCGCGCGGGATCGACCGGCGCCTGGTCGTCGGCAGCGTCGTTTTCGGAGTTGGCTGGGGCATCGCGGGCTTCTGTCCCGGCCCGGGCCTCGTCGCCCTGGGCATGGGCGAAGCCAAGGCCCTCGTCTTCGTGCTCGCGATGCTCGCGGGCATGGGAATCTTCGAACTCATCGAGCACCGCGGGCGACAGCCCTGA
- a CDS encoding YeeE/YedE family protein, whose protein sequence is MSIDWSHFTPLASLAGGVLIGIAAAMFVLLNGRIAGISGVLGGLLRPSRGDIGWRVAFVLGLVGAPSLYLLFTVLPRPQIDAGYGTLVLAGLLVGLGTRYGSGCTSGHGVCGLSRLSPRSLVATLSFMGAGFATVFVARHLPGI, encoded by the coding sequence ATGTCCATCGACTGGAGCCACTTCACGCCGCTCGCCTCGCTGGCTGGCGGCGTGCTCATCGGCATCGCCGCCGCGATGTTCGTGCTGCTCAACGGGCGCATCGCGGGCATCAGCGGCGTGCTGGGAGGCCTGCTCAGGCCGTCGAGGGGCGACATCGGCTGGCGCGTCGCCTTCGTGCTCGGGCTCGTGGGCGCGCCGTCGCTCTACCTGCTCTTCACGGTGCTGCCCCGCCCGCAGATCGACGCCGGCTACGGCACGCTGGTGCTGGCCGGCCTGCTCGTCGGCCTGGGCACGCGCTACGGCTCCGGCTGCACCAGCGGCCACGGCGTCTGCGGCCTGTCCCGCCTGTCGCCGCGGTCGCTTGTGGCCACCCTCTCGTTCATGGGCGCGGGCTTCGCCACGGTGTTCGTGGCGCGCCATCTGCCCGGCATCTGA
- a CDS encoding c-type cytochrome, translating into MRWISIPSGARRMLRGRAPVALVLAACLALHGGPAAAQSRGELLYNTNCVACHDVKMHWRGRKLVNDWDSLEEQVRRWQRASSLGWGDQDIMEVSRYLNDRFYGFTPPSATSLLTPSVTAPSGAGPTKAAPPDRP; encoded by the coding sequence ATGCGCTGGATTTCCATCCCCTCCGGTGCCCGCCGCATGCTGCGCGGGCGCGCACCGGTCGCACTCGTCCTGGCGGCTTGCCTGGCCCTTCACGGCGGTCCCGCTGCGGCCCAGTCCCGCGGCGAGCTGCTCTACAACACCAACTGCGTGGCCTGCCACGACGTGAAGATGCATTGGCGCGGCAGGAAGCTGGTCAACGACTGGGACAGCCTCGAAGAGCAGGTGCGACGGTGGCAGCGGGCCTCGTCGCTGGGCTGGGGAGACCAGGACATCATGGAGGTCAGCCGCTATCTCAACGACCGCTTCTACGGCTTCACGCCGCCGAGCGCGACCAGCCTGCTCACGCCCTCAGTGACAGCACCATCCGGCGCAGGCCCGACGAAGGCGGCTCCGCCGGATCGGCCCTGA
- a CDS encoding DUF485 domain-containing protein: MEDDMAARIAAHPKYQQLKRRRDRFGWTLAVLMLAAYYGFVLLVAFDKEFLARRIGDGVMTLGMPLGFGVIVFTVAITSYYVRRANAEFDALSDAVVKAVKGNKP; the protein is encoded by the coding sequence ATGGAAGACGACATGGCCGCGCGCATCGCCGCGCATCCGAAATACCAGCAACTCAAGCGCCGGCGCGACCGCTTCGGCTGGACCCTCGCAGTGCTGATGCTCGCCGCGTACTACGGCTTCGTGCTGCTGGTGGCCTTCGACAAGGAATTCCTGGCGCGACGCATCGGCGACGGCGTCATGACCCTGGGCATGCCACTGGGCTTCGGCGTGATCGTGTTCACCGTGGCGATCACCTCCTACTACGTGCGCCGTGCGAACGCCGAGTTCGATGCGCTCTCCGATGCGGTGGTCAAGGCCGTGAAGGGGAACAAGCCATGA
- a CDS encoding ArsR/SmtB family transcription factor, with protein MKNSTLAIDPEVLRGAAGKAVAALKLLANEDRLLLLCQLSQGEMCVSDLEQALGIHQPTLSQQLGVLRNEGVVNTRREGKSIFYSVADPAMLELLGVLYRLYCPQEK; from the coding sequence ATGAAGAATTCCACCCTTGCCATCGATCCCGAAGTGCTGCGCGGTGCCGCCGGCAAGGCGGTCGCGGCGCTCAAGCTGCTGGCCAACGAAGACCGCCTGCTGCTGCTGTGCCAGCTCTCGCAGGGCGAGATGTGCGTGAGCGACCTCGAGCAGGCGCTGGGCATCCATCAGCCCACGCTGTCGCAGCAACTGGGTGTACTTCGCAACGAGGGTGTGGTCAACACCCGCCGCGAGGGCAAGAGCATCTTCTACAGCGTGGCCGATCCCGCGATGCTGGAACTCCTCGGCGTTCTGTATCGCCTCTACTGTCCCCAGGAGAAATGA
- a CDS encoding cation acetate symporter, with protein MSLRSSTILRARSAAVFCALSALGAAALAAGADLGQLQKQATNWTAIGMFGLFVVATLFITKWAAARTRSASDFYTAGGGITGFQNGLAIAGDYMSAASFLGISAAVMASGYDGLIYSIGFLVGWPVITFLMAERLRNLGKFTFADVAAFRFRQTPVRIFAASGTLVVVAFYLIAQMVGAGQLIKLLFGLEYWVAVVIVGSLMMVYVLFGGMTATTWVQIIKAGLLLGGASFMAISVLWHFGFSPEAMFAGAVKVKTDLALKDGKTAEVAAGIGQSIMGPGNFVKDPISAISFGMALMFGTAGLPHILMRFFTVPSAKEARKSVMWATGWIGYFYLLTFIIGFGAITFVLTNPDFLDAKGLLKGGGNMAAIHLANAVGGNVFLGFISAVAFATILAVVAGLTLSGASAVSHDLYATVIRKGDAGSAAELRVSRITTLALGALAVLLGIVFEKQNIAFMVSLAFAIAASANFPVLFMSVLWKGCTTRGAVIGGFLGLISSVVLTVVSPSVWEATLGHPAGSSLFPYTSPCLFSMSIAFVGIWLFSVLDRSARAQVDRGGFLAQQVRSETGIGAHGPIGH; from the coding sequence ATGAGCCTGCGTTCCTCGACCATCCTGCGCGCGCGATCCGCGGCGGTCTTCTGCGCACTGTCGGCCCTCGGCGCGGCGGCTCTCGCGGCCGGTGCCGACCTCGGCCAGCTGCAGAAGCAGGCCACCAACTGGACCGCCATCGGCATGTTCGGCCTCTTCGTGGTGGCGACCCTCTTCATCACCAAGTGGGCCGCGGCGCGCACCCGCTCGGCGTCCGACTTCTACACGGCCGGCGGCGGCATCACGGGTTTCCAGAACGGGCTCGCCATCGCCGGCGACTACATGTCGGCGGCGTCGTTCCTGGGCATCTCGGCCGCGGTCATGGCCTCCGGCTACGACGGGCTGATCTACTCCATCGGCTTCCTCGTGGGGTGGCCGGTCATCACCTTCCTGATGGCGGAGCGGCTGCGCAACCTCGGCAAGTTCACCTTCGCCGACGTCGCGGCCTTCCGCTTCAGGCAGACGCCGGTGCGCATCTTCGCGGCCTCCGGCACGCTGGTGGTGGTGGCCTTCTATCTCATCGCGCAGATGGTGGGCGCGGGGCAGCTGATCAAGCTGCTGTTCGGTCTCGAGTACTGGGTCGCGGTGGTCATCGTCGGCTCGCTCATGATGGTGTACGTGCTCTTCGGCGGCATGACGGCCACGACCTGGGTGCAGATCATCAAGGCCGGCCTGCTGCTGGGCGGCGCGAGCTTCATGGCGATCTCGGTGCTCTGGCACTTCGGCTTCAGCCCCGAGGCGATGTTCGCGGGCGCGGTCAAGGTCAAGACCGACCTGGCGCTGAAGGACGGCAAGACGGCCGAGGTGGCCGCGGGCATCGGCCAGTCGATCATGGGGCCGGGCAATTTCGTGAAGGACCCGATCTCCGCCATCTCCTTCGGCATGGCGCTCATGTTCGGCACGGCCGGGCTGCCGCACATCCTGATGCGCTTCTTCACCGTGCCCAGCGCCAAGGAGGCGCGCAAATCGGTCATGTGGGCGACCGGATGGATCGGCTACTTCTACCTGCTGACCTTCATCATCGGCTTCGGCGCCATCACCTTCGTGCTGACGAATCCGGACTTCCTCGACGCCAAGGGCCTGCTCAAGGGCGGCGGCAACATGGCGGCGATCCACCTGGCGAACGCCGTGGGCGGCAACGTGTTCCTCGGCTTCATCTCGGCGGTGGCCTTCGCGACCATCCTGGCCGTGGTGGCGGGCCTCACGCTCTCCGGCGCTTCGGCCGTCTCTCACGACCTGTACGCCACCGTCATCCGGAAGGGCGACGCGGGCAGCGCGGCCGAGCTGCGCGTGTCCAGGATCACCACGCTGGCGCTCGGCGCGCTGGCGGTGCTGCTGGGCATCGTGTTCGAGAAGCAGAACATCGCCTTCATGGTGTCGCTGGCCTTCGCCATCGCGGCCTCGGCCAACTTCCCGGTGCTCTTCATGTCGGTGCTCTGGAAGGGCTGCACCACGCGCGGGGCTGTGATCGGCGGCTTCCTCGGGCTGATTTCCTCGGTGGTGCTCACGGTGGTCTCGCCCTCAGTCTGGGAGGCCACGCTCGGCCATCCGGCCGGCTCCTCGCTGTTTCCCTACACCTCGCCGTGCCTGTTCTCGATGAGCATCGCCTTCGTGGGCATCTGGCTGTTCTCGGTGCTCGACCGCAGCGCGCGTGCGCAGGTCGACCGGGGCGGCTTCCTGGCACAGCAGGTGCGTTCGGAAACCGGTATCGGCGCGCACGGCCCGATCGGGCACTGA
- the acs gene encoding acetate--CoA ligase, with product MNAPDLQPRLPTYAPPQALARTAHVAGRAAYDALVAEAEADHEGYWARLAREFVGWKTPFIRTLDSSDAPHYRWFEDGTLNVSWNCLDRQVAAGRGDKVAIVFESDDGQVTRTTYAQLLAQTCRMANALKSLGVRKGDRVVIYMPMSVEGVVAMQACARLGAVHSVVFGGFSAHALRDRVADTGATVIVTAAQQVRGGKRLPLKALVDEALALGGCEAVRSVVVHRRTGEPIEWTARDVWMHEITQAQGDSCEPEWVGAEHPLFLLYTSGSTGKPKGVQHCSGGYLLHAALTTKWTFDMHDDDVFWCTADIGWVTGHTYIAYGPLAIGATQVVFEGVPTYPDAGRFWQMIERHRVTVFYTAPTAIRSLIKAAEGNPAVHPDRHDLGSLRVLGSVGEPINPAAWEWYRQHVGGGRCPVLDTWWQTETGGHMITPLPGATDLVPGSCTLPFPGIAAAIVDETGNDVPDGESGLLVIKKPWPSMIRAVWGDDARYRSSYFPPELRGCYLAGDGAARDRLTRYFTIGGRIDDVLNVSGHRMGTMEIESALVACAALVAEAAVVGRPDETTGEAISAFVVLKQPRPTGKEGDRLAAELRAWIGKEIGPIAKPREIRFADNLPKTRSGKIMRRLLRSVARGEAISQDVSTLENPAILDQLTETH from the coding sequence ATGAACGCTCCCGATCTCCAGCCCCGCCTGCCCACCTATGCGCCACCGCAGGCGCTCGCCCGCACCGCCCACGTCGCAGGCCGCGCCGCCTACGACGCGCTGGTGGCCGAGGCGGAAGCCGACCACGAGGGCTACTGGGCCCGCCTGGCGCGCGAGTTCGTCGGCTGGAAGACGCCGTTCATCAGGACGCTGGACAGCAGCGACGCGCCGCACTACAGGTGGTTCGAGGATGGCACGCTCAACGTCTCATGGAACTGCCTGGACCGGCAGGTGGCCGCCGGCCGGGGCGACAAGGTGGCGATCGTCTTCGAGTCGGACGACGGGCAGGTCACCCGCACCACCTATGCGCAGCTGCTGGCGCAGACCTGCCGCATGGCCAATGCGCTGAAGTCGCTCGGCGTGCGCAAGGGCGACCGCGTGGTCATCTACATGCCGATGTCGGTCGAGGGCGTCGTGGCGATGCAGGCCTGCGCCCGGCTGGGCGCGGTGCATTCGGTGGTGTTCGGCGGCTTCTCGGCGCATGCGCTGCGCGACCGCGTCGCCGACACCGGCGCCACGGTGATCGTCACCGCCGCCCAGCAGGTCCGTGGGGGCAAGCGCCTGCCGCTGAAGGCGCTGGTCGACGAGGCGCTCGCGCTCGGCGGCTGCGAGGCGGTGCGCTCGGTCGTCGTCCATCGGCGCACGGGCGAGCCCATCGAGTGGACAGCGCGCGACGTGTGGATGCACGAGATCACGCAGGCCCAAGGCGACAGCTGCGAGCCCGAGTGGGTCGGCGCCGAGCACCCGCTGTTCCTGCTCTACACCTCGGGCTCGACCGGCAAGCCCAAGGGCGTGCAGCATTGCAGCGGCGGCTACCTGCTGCACGCGGCGCTCACCACCAAATGGACCTTCGACATGCACGACGACGACGTGTTCTGGTGCACGGCGGACATCGGCTGGGTCACTGGCCACACCTACATCGCCTATGGGCCGCTGGCCATCGGAGCGACGCAGGTGGTGTTCGAGGGCGTGCCCACCTATCCCGACGCGGGACGCTTCTGGCAGATGATCGAGCGGCACCGCGTCACGGTGTTCTACACGGCTCCCACCGCCATCCGGTCGCTCATCAAGGCGGCCGAGGGCAACCCGGCCGTGCACCCCGACCGCCATGACCTCGGCAGCCTGCGCGTGCTGGGCTCGGTCGGCGAGCCGATCAATCCGGCCGCCTGGGAGTGGTATCGCCAGCACGTGGGCGGCGGCCGCTGCCCGGTGCTCGACACCTGGTGGCAGACCGAGACCGGCGGCCACATGATCACGCCGCTGCCCGGTGCCACCGATCTCGTTCCGGGGTCGTGCACCCTGCCCTTTCCCGGCATCGCGGCGGCCATCGTTGACGAGACCGGCAACGACGTGCCCGACGGCGAGAGCGGCCTGCTGGTCATCAAGAAACCATGGCCGAGCATGATCCGCGCGGTGTGGGGCGACGACGCGCGCTACCGCTCGAGCTACTTTCCGCCGGAGCTGCGCGGCTGCTACCTCGCGGGCGATGGTGCCGCGCGAGACAGGCTCACGCGCTACTTCACGATCGGCGGGCGCATCGACGACGTGCTGAACGTCAGCGGCCACCGCATGGGCACGATGGAAATCGAGTCGGCGCTCGTGGCCTGCGCGGCGCTGGTGGCCGAGGCCGCGGTGGTGGGCCGCCCCGACGAGACCACGGGCGAGGCGATCAGCGCCTTCGTGGTGCTTAAGCAGCCGCGCCCCACCGGCAAGGAAGGAGACCGCCTGGCCGCCGAGCTGCGCGCATGGATCGGCAAGGAAATCGGCCCGATCGCCAAGCCCCGCGAGATCCGCTTCGCCGACAACCTGCCCAAGACGCGCAGCGGCAAGATCATGCGGCGCCTGCTGCGCTCCGTCGCCCGGGGCGAGGCGATCTCGCAGGACGTGTCGACGCTGGAGAACCCGGCGATCCTCGATCAGCTGACCGAGACGCACTGA